The DNA segment CAGTTTAATATCGAAATCAAGTTTACGGAATGGAGAGATAAGGTCGCTAATTATCCCACCGTCAACGGAACGAATATCTTTAGCCCTCTTTGGGGCGGAGTGGATGACGTGGTCGATCTTTTTAAGGATTATCTTTCTAGAAGTTCCGGATGGTCCATCATCGCCAGTTTGGATTTTTTGCTCGATCTTCTTTTGGATCTCTCTCCGACGAACGCGGATATCACACAGTTGTTGAACCTTGCTTCTTCTTTGTTTTACAACTCGGATAATACCAGATCGTATACGATCACAAATATTCTGACCCGAAGCCTTCCTCCCGTAATGGATGCGATGGCTCCGTATGGAAAACCGCTTTATGGAACGGGTTATTATCTCGCTACAAAGGACGGCGGTTTTTTTAATTATTTGGAAGGAAGAATGTTTATGAATCCTTCGTTTACCGTTAAGGATTTGTTTGCGGATATGAAGAATTTTTTAAGATCGGATATCATCCAGAATCAAGAGGATTCGAATCGTTCGTTTTTGTATTCCACCGGAACCTTGATTCAGCAGATGGCGGATATCTATCAGACGGGTAGAAAATTTTCACCCCCAGGTTTTTATATGTATGACAATTGGAACAGCGATCAATCGAGTTCGACGCTTTGGGACGATATGAATTTTTTATTTTCGGTGCAATAAAAAGAAAGAGAGAACGGGGAATAGACGATGAGACAAAAACAATATACTATCTTTGCGGGAATTCTCATACTTTTGGTATGGGTCGGTGCCGGTTGCTCCTCCGATAAAAAAGCAGAAAGTGGCGGTTCTCCGCTCAATGGAATTTTTTCACTTTTCGAAACCACGACCGAACCCAGTGTTTCGACTAACGTGGTTCCTCCTTACACGGAAACGGATACTCCTGTGAGTCTTCCCGGTGATTTTGGCCAAGAGTCTCCCGAGGCGATTCTTTATATCGCTTCCACATCGGATGTGGACCGGTATAAAAGCATCGAAATCAGATTCTCGCATCCTATGAACAAATCAAGTGTGGAAGCGGATCTGTCTTTGACTCCGGCAGTAGGAGTTCTACCCGGACCCGGCAAGGGCGGCTCCTTTTATTGGGCTTCTAGTTCTCGTTTGGTTTTTGATCCCTACCGCGAATTCAAAACCAACGAACAATACACTCTTTCTTTGACAAACGCTTCCAAAACCATCGAAGGACAGGATTTAACGAATTATTCGCAAAATTTTACGACGGAACCGAGCTATCTGATGACGAGTAAGATCAATACCGCGACCACTCTCGGCGGTGTGAACGATATTACTTTTAATAAGGCGACAACTCCGACTTTGACCCTGACGTCCACATTTACAAATCCTTTGACCGGACCCAATTCGATCCAATCGATCACCCTCAAACATATGGGGGATCAGAACACGTCCGGCGTGAGTATTTGCGCTGCGCCTCCTTGCGCAATGAATACGACGTTGACTACGAATCTTACTGCTTCCACAATTCCTCCCTTTATCGGCGGGAACGTATATTATTACGAGATCGTGGTCGCTTCCGGGAAGACTTTCAAACGATTTGCAACATTCAATTATGGGAATGTGAATACGGCACCGGCGAACATGATTGCAAACGGCGGTTCCATCATTTTGGATCAAGCGCAGGCAATGCCCTTCTTATCCAAGGTCCTCGAGCGTTTTACGGCCGGAAATTTTAAGGTTAGCAATCAGACATTCAACCAGTTTGCGGATACCCCGAAAACCGGGACCAGAAGGTCCAGTCATTGTATCGACTATAACGGAATCGATGGATTTCCCATGCCTCAATATATCCGAAACTACGGAGACTCGGCGTCCGGATTCGGGGACGGTTACTGCGGTGCCGCAGGGGATAACCCGGGAGGATTTACGGAACGAGGATGTGCGGAAGTTTGGCCGCTTACCGATTGCACCGATTTTGATATCGATGTTTATATTACCGGAATCAACGTTTACACGAATGTCGCCGGTTTTCCCTCATTGAAGAACATCGGTGTGAACATGGTGGCAAACACCACGGGCGAGCTGGGTTTTGATTTTAAAGGAAAGGTCCTCGCCGTCGATATGGTGATGGTTGCGAGGAGTCGAGGTTCTTTGTTTCTTGTGATCGGATCCGGAAATCGTTTTATTTTTTCAACGACCGCGTATTTGAATTATAACGATTCTCCACCTTCGGATCGTTCAACAACCGGAAAGGCGAGCCTAACAATCGATACAAACGGAGACGCTTCGCTTAACATTTTTACTCCGATTACAACTTTAACCAATTTTAACACAACGGCTTGGTCCAGCAATCTTACCATCAAAGATCGAACCGGGAGGGTGAACTCGGTTCTTTTGGAAGCGACCACGAGTGGAATTGCAGATTGGTTGTCTGGAACAACCGAAGACGCGGCCAACGGAATGGTTCCAACTCTGACTCCGTTGATCACCCGTTCGATGCTTCGGAATTTTATCGAAGACGTGGCTCCTTCCGTATTGAATTCCATCATCGGTTCTTTGAAAAATCCGGGAGTGGATATCAGACTTCCTTCTTATTTGCCTACGCCGCTTGCGAATTTTCCGCTTAACGTAAAGATCAAATTGTCTTCGGATTCCGAAGTAAGGGTAACCGGATCCAATAAAGGACTTGTCGGCTCGATCGATCTTGGAATTTCAGCGGCGAATCCGATCGCTTCTCCCAGAGCTCATCAGATCATGAACGGGTTTGTGGTCACCAAACCGACGGGAGCGATGAGCAATCTCTATCAGTTTTCCAGAAGCAACGCGAACCCCGGTCTTTTACTTTCGATGAGCGTAGATACAATCACACAGGCTGCGTATCATCTCTGGAAAAATCGTGCGTTGGATATATCGATCGATCAGAATTTTATCGATCAAATCGAACAGTATGCCGGATCGGATCCATTGTTTCAGTTGACCGAGTCTTTGATCAAGGTAGCGCCGATTATAAACATTCTCGCTCCGGGAAGGGAAAGTTTGGTGGGAATCGATCCGGTTACTGGTGCATTGGTTCCTGCGATCAACGGAACCGATGATATTGTAATTCAAGTCGACCCGATTCATGCTCCGACCGGAATTTTAAAACCGGTAGTCGGGACCGCAAAGCCGAAATTGGAAGTCAACTTTACGGATATTCAGTTATCGATTAAGGGAAAAAGACCGAACAACTCCACGTATCTGATCAGTACCGCGAGGGCGAGTTTGAAGGGAATTGCGGATTTTGATTTCGTAACTTTTTCCAATCCGACAAGTAATCCCGCGTATGCGAATTTGAACGCGCTCAAGATTGTGATTTCAAACGGTTCGACTCTTTCTTATACTCTGAATATATTAGAAGGGACGAATGCGAATCCGTTCGGATTGGATCCTAAGGGAATTCTTTCGGTTGTGGATCCTCTGGTCCCTTCTTTGATTGTTCCTTTGGTCAATAACGTTTTGAAGGAGATTCCGCTTCCCGCTTCGATTGCTCTTCCGGCTTTGACTCACCCGACCACCGGAAATGAGTGCGGGATCATCGCAAAAACCACACATTCGAATTTATATACTCTGCCAATTGTGGACACGGAAGCCTATCCGTATGTGTTTGGAGGACTCAAGTTTAATCCTTCCGGACCGGCCGCTATCGATCCGGGCACGTTGGTCACCTGTCCTCCTTGATGATTTGAGATAGAATTTTTCTCCGACAAAATATAAAATAGGCCGCATCGAGAGAGCGGCCTATTTTATTTTCAACCTCTTGAATGAGAAAGAAACAGGGTCACCGCTTGAAGGGGTAAAAAATGATATAAAGCGCTGATTGCGAATCGTATCCAAAATCTGCTAGTATACAATTGTAGTTTTATCATTATTGCGACAAAGGAATTGCAATCAAAATGGTCTGCGATCAATGCTTATGGTTTTGCTCCCGAAGAGGGCGCCAGGATTTATAGGTTCTGAAAAATAGGGCTCCTCGCATTTGTTTCTAAAATACATTCCAATTTTTTAAAATACTTTTGAAACAAATGCGAAGAAGAAATCGGGTTTATCTCCAATAGGAAAGAATCATCGCAACCGTCTGAAGAGCGATGAAGTAGTAACCCGCTCCGATGGCAAAAAATCTCCACGATCTTCCTTCAAAGGCCACGTTATTGAGCTGCATGGGAAGATAGAATCCTAACCAAGTATAAAATCCGGAAAAGAATCCATAGACATATGCGGGACTGTCTTCCCCCGCGTGCCAGGAGGACGCTCTCCACACGTTCGTCGAGTAAAACAGAACGTAAGCCGTTAGAAAAGATCCGATTACCATGAATCCCATGGATTTTAACATATCTTTCTGATCCGGTTTGAAGTCAGCGGGAATTCCCATTTCCTTCATCCATTGTTTTCCAAAGATAGGCCCATACCAAAGAAATCCGATGATAAAGTTTGCAACAACCGCAACGAGAACCGCCAAAAAGTTGATGTTTAATTCTGGACGCATATCATTCTCCTTTCTTATTTTTTTTGAACGATGTTTTTATAAGACAACCATAGTCGAATGTCAAGTGATTCTCAAGCGGAAGAGAGCAAACGGATCCAACTTCGTAATCAATTATAGAGATTTGATTTTTTTTCAGAGATCAATCAACGGAAATTTCTACAAAGAAGAAGTGTTGAAAGGTAACAAAAAGCCCGGGCGAACCCGGGCGAAAGGATCTGTTGTTTACCGAAGAAGAAGCTGTAATTATTACTTTCCGTAGGTTTCGTCTTTTTGAATGTCTTCAGGAGGCGTCCAGCCTTCCGGAGTATGACAGGAAAGACAGTTTTTAAGAGAAATATTCTTTTTCAGTCTTGCTTCAAAACCGGAAAGAGCTTTCATCTTTTTGATGATTCCTTCATACTCCACTTTTTTCATTTCGGAATCTTTAGGAGAGATGATCGTTCCCTTTCCTTTTTCCTGAAGAATTTCCTTTCCCTCGGAATCGGAAACCGCCACCTTACCTTCGCAGGTGCAAAACGACGAATCCTTTGTTTGGTGATCATACAAAACGGAGAACGAAGTGCCACGGACACCCGCAGTGGAAGTCGCAGTGGAAACGTCGAATTTTTTTCCTTTTAGGCCGACGACTTTAAACCATGCGAATCCCTGATTGACTTCCACTCGTCCATCCTTGGACTCTCCGTGCAGACTTACGAGTTTGATCTTACTATTTTGCTGAATTTTAAACTCGGAACCTTTGTATAAAACCGTTACTCTGGATCCGTTTCCGGTTGAAATAAAATCCCCTTCATCCACGAAATCGTTCGCTTTAAGAGGTTCCCAGGAAGTTTTACCTGCTTTTTGAACATGCGCTTTTCCTAATAAAAAGCCGACCTTTGCATCTCCAGTCTTGGATTCTTGACTCAGTAGTACGATGGAACTTCCCGTCATCGCAAGGGAAACCAAAATCGCAACTATCTTTACTCTGTGATTCATAATAATCTCCTAATTTAAAACTCAATTGTAGTTCTTAAAACTATTTGTCTGTCCAACGTGGAATACGAAACGATTCCGATATTCCCAGGTGTTGAAAACTGATTTACATACTCTTGCGCGGTTCTTTGATTTCCCGCCTGATCGATATAAACGTTTTGTCCTAAACCGTTCGAATCGTAGTTTTTATTTTCTATATAACCGAACGCCATTTTAAACTGAGGCATCGCCATCCATTCTAAGAAAACACTGACTCTTCGAAACGAGCTCTTGCTAGAATATCCGTTGCCTCCTGTTTCCGGTAATGTGCTTTGGATCGGCACCGGTACGGTTCCGTTCGAACTCGGAACCCCGAATCCCGGGACGAATTCTCTCTGGTATGTTTCCGTGGTTCCGACGATCCCGTTATTTCCGGTGCCTCGTTCGATTCTTCCCAAAAGACTGAAATTTTTAATTCCAACGGAAAACCAAGCATATGCGCTTTTTCCGAAACTATCCTTTCCGTAAACCAAAGGAGAGGAAAAAGGCTGGAAGCGATCGCGAATCTCTCCTCCGTTTTGTCTTTTGAAGAATGTACCGAGTCCCAAATTCCATTTGAGAGAACCGGTCCAGATAAAATTGAATTCGCCACCGGCGGTATCCGACTGAAGTGAACGAGTGTTTTTGGCAAAATTGGTATTCGGGTCTATGTCGTTCGGAAGACAGTTTGTCCTTCCTTCAAAACACTCGTTTCCCGCCGTGCCAAAGGCGTTTTCTCTTCTGTAAAAGATATGAAATCCCGCTTTTCCTTTTTCGCCAAACTTTGGTTCGACGGAAAATCTGGAGGATAGGTCCATTCCGGCCGAAGTGGTGTTTTGGGATTCCCGATAACCTTCCCCGTTACTGACCATCAATTGGGAGCTGACAATGGACCATTTGCCCGTCGCGCTCAGTCCTATGTCAGCGGCTTGAGGAGCAAAACCAAGCGATTCGAGCGGTCCTCGGTCGATGTATCTCCATCTCCAATAATTACTCCACTGAGTGTAGGTATGAGGAAGTTCCTGCATTCCGAAATTCACGGTATAAGCGCCGATCGAGGTTTCCCAGGTTTTTTTAACACTCGCTCTACGGATGCTCAGAATATAAGGATTTTGTTTTGTGCCGCCATCCACGCGTGTATCCGATGTTAGTTGATTTGTGCGGACTAATTCCCCCCAGAGTTCGGTTTGAAGTCCCGTTTCTTGGAATGTTTTTGAGATCATCAAAAGAGTCCAAGGAGTGGAAAAGCCGACTCTGTCGTTCGGGTTTGCGTAAAGCGTCGTTCCGGTATTTGTGTTTGTCAAACCGGAGGATTCGTCTCGGATCCTGGCTCCGTAAGACGGAGAAATTACTGCTCGAATGTCTAAGCCGTAATAAGCGTCCGGCTCATCTTTTTTAGATGTAATGACTTGTTCAGCCTGCATCGATTGCGCCAAAAATAAGAGTAAAAGCAGAATAAATACGATCTGGTTGGTTTTCATGATTCCCCTGAACCGTTACTAGGAAAGAAAAAGTCATTCCCGTCAATTTTTTCTGCGATTTCATCTCGCATCTTTCTTCTTAAAAAAAACAAACCAAGGCAATTCTTTTCCCAAAACAACGCGATTGAAAGACATGAACTGCATTTTTTAGGGAATTAAAGCGGTAAATCCTGAATGACGAGAATTAAATTGTGAGATCCAATTGCCAATCAAGCAGGTATAATAAAATCCATGAATTCCGGTCGTCGTATACGTTGGTTTAAACTATTTTTCTGGTTCTCCATCAACACAGTGATCGGGACGATGAACGCGCTTTTGATTGCGCATAATTCCGATTCTCCATTCTGGAAGGTGTTTCTCGCTACTCAGATTACAACTCATTCGGTTTGCGGGATCGTAGAGATGACGGTGGAATCCTTAAATTCTTCCGGACAAAAACACGGATTTTTAAAATCGGGATTCATTCTGATCCTTGCGTCTTGTTTTGCTGCCATCATCGGTGTGGCTGCGGGCGGAATTTTGCACGCGATCGCTTTGGCCGATGATTCTCCCGGTAGAGAACACGGCGGGTCCTACAATATTTTGCTCAGCTCTTTGATTCTTGCCTTGTTTATCTCCGTATTGGAGAAGTCGATGCAGATTCTGATTGAAAAAAAGAGGGAATCAGAAAGCGCACTGAAAGATCTGCACTATGCCGCGTTGCAGTCTCGGATGGATCCCCATTATTTATTCAACACTTTGAATACAATTCACGCATTGCTTGAAATCGATCCTGTGGGAGCGGATCGCGCTCTTTTGCTTTTATCGGATTCGTACCGTTTTTTGACCGAAAGACACTCGGAAAGATTGGTTTCATTTCGAGAAGAATGGGAATTTACCAGAAATTATTTGGAACTACAGAAAATTCGTTTCGCGGATTTTATGGAATTAAAGATGGAAAGCAAAGGGGATTTTTCGGGAATTTCGATTCCCCCTTTGTCGATTCAACCCTTGGTTGAAAATAGCTTTAAACATTCGGTGAGTTCGGGGGATTTGTTGAGAAAGATCCATGTGAGCGCCGAAATCAAAAACGGAAAAATTAGAATTTGTGTGGAAGACAACGGAGTCATTTCGATTTCTAGAAAACAGTATGCCGGATTGAACGGAACCGGATTTGGAGTGCAGGCGATTCGAAGTACATTGCGGAATATTCAAGCGAGATTGGATTACAATTTTAGAGACGCGATTTTGAAATTAGAAGAAGGGGAGTCCGGAGGAACCACCGTACTCTTAGAATACACAGCATGACGGATCCAAGCTATTCAGTACTTATCATAGAAGACGAGGTTCCCGCCAGAGAACTTTTAAGAAAATATCTGGAAGAATGGCCTTCCTTTAAAATCGAATCCGTCGCTAGTAACGGACGTCAAGCTCTGGAAATATTGGAAAAAAAGAATTTTGATCTGGTATTTTTAGACGTAAATCTGCCCGAAAAATCCGGGCTTCAAATCCTGGAGGAAAAAGGGAAACCGGCACCCGCACTCGTATTTACCACCGCTTATAGAGATCACGCGTTACGCGCCTTTGAAGTGGGGGCTTTGGATTATCTTTTAAAACCGTATTCCCGAGAAAGATTTCGCGAAACCATGGCAAGAGTGGAGGAATTTTTATCGGTTCGTAAAAGAGGAAAACGAAGCGATTCGTTTCTCTTTTTTAGGGAGTCCGGAATTCTGCATCGACTTGCCTTATCCAAACTTTTGTATCTGACCGCAAACGGAAAAAAATGCGTTCTTCACAGTACGGAAAAAGATCACGAAACCCCGAAACTTTTGGGGGATATGGAAACGGAATTGCCGGGAGATCGTTTTGTCCGAATTCATAAAAAGTATATTCTCAATTTAGAATATATCTCGGGAATGAAGTCCAACGCCGGCGGGGGATACGAAGTGTTTCTAAACGACGAAGACGAAACAATTCTTCCTGTCGGAAGAGAATACGTATCCAATTTAAAGGAAAAATTTAGAGAAAACGCTCAGTGATTTTTTAATTTTTGAACCAGTGTTTTTTTCGGAACCAATAGATCATTCCCGGAGGAATGGCGCAGGCGATCAGGACCGTGAAAAACAAAAAGGGAAGACTGTCATACGGGATCGCTGTAAAGTTCATTCCAAAAAATCCGGTTAAAAACGTAAGTGGCATAAAGATCAAACTGATTAGGGTCAGTCGTTTTACCACGTCGTTTGTTCTTTGAGAGATGACCGAAAAATACGCATCCATCGTGTTTCCTAAAAGATCCCGATCCATATCGATGGTTTCATAAAGCCGATTGAGGTGATCGTAAACATCCCTGAAGTAAATTTGAATTTTGGGACTTAAAAAATTTGTCTCTCTGCGGATGAGACTATTTACGATTTCCCTTTGCGGAGAAAGAACCCTTCTCATTCGGGTGAGATTTCGTTTGAGATAAAGAATTCCCGCAATCGTTTGCTGGCTATCCTGGTTTACCAAAATTTGAGTTTCCGTTTTTACGATCTCTTCGCTCATCGTGTCCAAGATCGGAAAGTTGGAATCCACCGTCTGATCGAATAAGTGATAGAGAATTTGATCGGTTCCTCTTGAAAGCGGATTTCCTTGTGTCATACAACGTGCTCTGAGTTGTTCGATCAGGGGTTCTTCCTTTTGATGGACGGTTACTACGAACTTTTCATTGTAAAAAATGTGAATCTCGTTGCTTCTGAGAATCTTTTTTTCGCCGTCGTATTGAAATCGATGAAGGACGATAAATATGTAAGATCCATATTCGTCTAGTTTTGGTCTTTGATTTTTATTGATACAGTCTTCGATCGCAAGAGGGTGAAAATTACATTCTCGCGCGAGGAAATCCAGATCCGAACCCTCGGTGGAATCCAGATCGATCCAAACAAGTCCTTTGGTGCAAAGCCATTCCAGCTCCGGAAGACCGGGAGGTTTTTCCCCCGCTTCGAGCAGGACTTGACAAGGGGATGCCACATACTTTTCCTGACTCCCTTCCGGGAAAAATTCCGTAAATAAGATTCGTTTCACTGGATGATTCTCGGACTGAGGCTATTCCTGAAACTCGGTCTGGCAAGGAAATTATCTTACGAAAGGTTGGTATGTTTTTTAAGTTTGACCGATCGCTGATAGGATTTGTTGAGTTCTGTCAATCATAGGCCCATTCTGCAAGTCCTTGATCGTCCAACCAATTGTGATATGCGTCCAATATCTTTCTTTCTTCGAGATAGTATTCCTGAAGAGCACATCTTGTTATGAGTAAGTCGATCATTTCCGAATCGCTTCGTATCTTTCCGTCGGGTGCGGTTTTATCAAATAAGCGCATGCTCATCTTGAGTGATTCGAGCTTATATCTAGTCATTTACCAAAACCTTAATGACTCACCTTTCGTTTGGAGAATTGATTCATTTTTTTGTCCTTGGCATTTTGATCGTTTTGCGAAATGATCCAATGCAATCAGTTATTTTGTTTGATTGAGAATACAAGGCATCCGACCAGTCACGACTTTTCCGTTAGTTTTAGGTTGCATTATTCTTACTTTAGAAAATTAGTAATCTTGGTCTGAAAATGCGTTCTTTGAATAAGAATATTGAATATACATATATGTATAATTGCAATAAAAAAATATACGTGTATAAATAAATATGGATTTTCATGATAGCCTAATTGATCTTATGAAGAGTCGAAACTGGACTCAGGAACAACTTGCATCGGCCGGTGGTGTCAAGCAGGCTACGATCAGTCGCTATTTAAGCCGTGGAGTTACGCCTTCTTTTCAATTTATCTTTAATCTATATAAAAATGAAAAAGTAGATCCTTTGGTATTTTTCAGAGATTTCAATGATAGCGAACTCACGTTAGAGAATTTAGAATCGCAAAATGAAAAACAAAGACTAACGGAAAATATCACTGAATTTCTTAGAAAGCTAAGAAGAAGGCCGAAGGTTTTCGACCTCACGAATGAGTTATTCGAATTAGGGGAGAACGATCTTACTGTAATTGAAGTTATGGTAAAGAGGTTGAAGGATAAGAAGTAGGAAGGTCTTACGTGGCCATTCGGTCATAGATCTCGTCTAGGGTTAAATCTGAGTTAATTTGAAGTTCGGTAAAATCTCCGATTATATTTTTGATCACACGCTTTCTGTATTGTTTCCGTGCCTCGCTATAGGCGAGGGCATCCACAATTTTCAAAATCATAACGTTGGTTTGTATGAGAAATGAATTGTTATCATTTATAATCGCGCTTTCCGGGATTTCAAAAAGATTGATACGAATGATACCAATTGACCAGATCGCTGTCGCCAATGTGCATCCGATCGGTGCGATAAAATTGTATTCCGGAAGTCCGAACAGTCTTAATAAAAATGTAAAAATCCCTATAAATCCAAGCCAAACAAAAATTCCAATTGCGATATAAACAAGTCTTACCCTGTCCATTCCGCGTTTTAATTTAAAGCCAATGATTAATACCAAAAGAGAGTAAATTAAACTTAAGACTCCCCCAATCACAAAATAATCATACAGTTTTCCGGCAATAAAATGGAGTTTCGAATCTTGAATCCAGGCGTGTGATATATATACTTCCGAGAAACAAAGTGCGTAGATCGGGACTATATAAAATGTTATGACTAAGATATTTATAATCATTGGAAGTTTTTTATCAAAGACATATGAATATATAAATCGAATTAAAAGAAGAGGGCTGATGATCATCGGTATCGTCATGGCTCTGGTCCACAACAAGGTTGAAGTATTTTTTAAAAACGGTATTGCAAATAGAAAGTCCCAAACTCCAAAAATGATACAAAGAAGACCAAAATCAAAAAATTCCCTCCGTTTGCTAACAACGGTCAATACATAAAATCCAATTCCAATGTTGCAAAGGGAGGCGATGAATAAGACTAAAGTTGTTTCCAAAGATAATGCCTTGGAAACATTGGGTCATTTATGACTTTTTTTTGCAATGATTTTAGCGACATCTGACACCTGGATTCCCCATATTGTCGGAGTCATGCTTCCATGATCTACTTTTCCATAGCTTGGGAAATAAATTTTATATGGATGAAGTTCGGAGTGAACCGCGCCAATTCGGTTGTATAATTTTCCCATTGCCGGTCGTTCTATGTCGTATAATCCGTAGGTTGAAGAAAAACCTTGTTCCAAAAGAAAATCCGTGCTGTAAGAAAGGACTTTGCTTCCGGCGGCCATCGATGAAGCGGCAAAGGAGTTCATTTCTGCTATATTTCCATTTTCTAATATAGTTTTTTCGTTTGTGTCGTTTCTCAAAGAATATTCGATTGGAAGCCCGAATGGTCCTCGTGTCAAGACCCGAGATGTTGCGACGATTTCCTCAGAATGATTTACCGCTATAAAATACCGACTGTATCCATTCAGATCGAATTGTCGATCGAACTCAGGATCATATCCAACATATCCTAATTTAGAATACTGGAGTTGGACGAATTCGCGAGCTCGCTCAATCAGATCGGGGTTTGATTCGTAGTTACAGCTTAGAAAGCTTAAATCGTTTCGAATTTCGATGTTTTCAATGAGAGAAAGGGATGGTAGTGTTGTTTGATGTGACATAATAAAGAGTATGTCGCTTTAAAATCAAATTTCAAGTGATTCAATGAGCCGCTTAAAAAAATATTCATGGTGTCTTCGCAACTTAAGTAAACAGTCATTCGTTTTATTATAAAAATAAATTCTTTGGACGGGTATCTAATGTTTAGCGGTTTTGGGTTTTGTACAAATAAATTCAACGGATCCAATTATGATATGTTATTTTACTGGAAATCAACGAAGATCAAGAGCTTATAAAAATTGATTCGAGTTCGATTTTTAAGATTTTATTTATATTCTTTTTTGGATGTGGTCTATAAAATCATAGTCGCGAAAGTGATATCGAGAATTTTGATGAATGGTTTTTAATTGGGATGACGTTGAATACTTTTATGCGTATCGATCATTACAAGATGTCTACGATAGGTAATTTTGATAATCTTGTTTCACGATCTTTATACTAACAACAACGGGTTGTTTTATAAATTTCTTACGAAAGGTTGGTATGTTTTTTAAGTTTGACCGATCGCTGATAGGATTTGTTGAGTTCTCTCAATCATAGACCCATTCTACAAGTCCTTGATCGTCCAACCAATTGTGATATGCGTCCAATAACTTTCTTTCTTCGGGATAGTATTCCTGAAGGACGCATCTTGTTATGAGTAAGTCGATCATTTCCGAATCGCTTCGTATCTTTCCGTCGGGTGCGGTTTTATCAAATAAGCGCATGCTCATCTTGAGTGATTCGAGCTTATATCTAGCAGTTTTATAAAACATAATATACTAAAGCTTTTGTGTGATAGAACGGGATCATTTGAAATTTTCGTTTCATTCTTGCGGGGTCCTATCAACTCCAGGGAATTCCGTTTTTACGGTAAGGCTTTAGACACAATTTGAGTCTATTTTTAGGATTTCCGGGGCGTGGATTGTCTGAGGTGAGGGCGAAATGCTTCTTTTTAATAAGGATTTTGATCCCAATAAGGAAAAGACTACGGCCTCCTAAGTTTTCGTAAAAGAGAAAAACGAGTTTTGAGCGACTCATTTCGATGCA comes from the Leptospira sp. WS92.C1 genome and includes:
- a CDS encoding Ig-like domain-containing protein — protein: MRQKQYTIFAGILILLVWVGAGCSSDKKAESGGSPLNGIFSLFETTTEPSVSTNVVPPYTETDTPVSLPGDFGQESPEAILYIASTSDVDRYKSIEIRFSHPMNKSSVEADLSLTPAVGVLPGPGKGGSFYWASSSRLVFDPYREFKTNEQYTLSLTNASKTIEGQDLTNYSQNFTTEPSYLMTSKINTATTLGGVNDITFNKATTPTLTLTSTFTNPLTGPNSIQSITLKHMGDQNTSGVSICAAPPCAMNTTLTTNLTASTIPPFIGGNVYYYEIVVASGKTFKRFATFNYGNVNTAPANMIANGGSIILDQAQAMPFLSKVLERFTAGNFKVSNQTFNQFADTPKTGTRRSSHCIDYNGIDGFPMPQYIRNYGDSASGFGDGYCGAAGDNPGGFTERGCAEVWPLTDCTDFDIDVYITGINVYTNVAGFPSLKNIGVNMVANTTGELGFDFKGKVLAVDMVMVARSRGSLFLVIGSGNRFIFSTTAYLNYNDSPPSDRSTTGKASLTIDTNGDASLNIFTPITTLTNFNTTAWSSNLTIKDRTGRVNSVLLEATTSGIADWLSGTTEDAANGMVPTLTPLITRSMLRNFIEDVAPSVLNSIIGSLKNPGVDIRLPSYLPTPLANFPLNVKIKLSSDSEVRVTGSNKGLVGSIDLGISAANPIASPRAHQIMNGFVVTKPTGAMSNLYQFSRSNANPGLLLSMSVDTITQAAYHLWKNRALDISIDQNFIDQIEQYAGSDPLFQLTESLIKVAPIINILAPGRESLVGIDPVTGALVPAINGTDDIVIQVDPIHAPTGILKPVVGTAKPKLEVNFTDIQLSIKGKRPNNSTYLISTARASLKGIADFDFVTFSNPTSNPAYANLNALKIVISNGSTLSYTLNILEGTNANPFGLDPKGILSVVDPLVPSLIVPLVNNVLKEIPLPASIALPALTHPTTGNECGIIAKTTHSNLYTLPIVDTEAYPYVFGGLKFNPSGPAAIDPGTLVTCPP
- a CDS encoding LytR/AlgR family response regulator transcription factor; this translates as MTDPSYSVLIIEDEVPARELLRKYLEEWPSFKIESVASNGRQALEILEKKNFDLVFLDVNLPEKSGLQILEEKGKPAPALVFTTAYRDHALRAFEVGALDYLLKPYSRERFRETMARVEEFLSVRKRGKRSDSFLFFRESGILHRLALSKLLYLTANGKKCVLHSTEKDHETPKLLGDMETELPGDRFVRIHKKYILNLEYISGMKSNAGGGYEVFLNDEDETILPVGREYVSNLKEKFRENAQ
- a CDS encoding DUF1761 domain-containing protein; this translates as MRPELNINFLAVLVAVVANFIIGFLWYGPIFGKQWMKEMGIPADFKPDQKDMLKSMGFMVIGSFLTAYVLFYSTNVWRASSWHAGEDSPAYVYGFFSGFYTWLGFYLPMQLNNVAFEGRSWRFFAIGAGYYFIALQTVAMILSYWR
- a CDS encoding FecR domain-containing protein, with translation MNHRVKIVAILVSLAMTGSSIVLLSQESKTGDAKVGFLLGKAHVQKAGKTSWEPLKANDFVDEGDFISTGNGSRVTVLYKGSEFKIQQNSKIKLVSLHGESKDGRVEVNQGFAWFKVVGLKGKKFDVSTATSTAGVRGTSFSVLYDHQTKDSSFCTCEGKVAVSDSEGKEILQEKGKGTIISPKDSEMKKVEYEGIIKKMKALSGFEARLKKNISLKNCLSCHTPEGWTPPEDIQKDETYGK
- a CDS encoding sensor histidine kinase, which translates into the protein MNSGRRIRWFKLFFWFSINTVIGTMNALLIAHNSDSPFWKVFLATQITTHSVCGIVEMTVESLNSSGQKHGFLKSGFILILASCFAAIIGVAAGGILHAIALADDSPGREHGGSYNILLSSLILALFISVLEKSMQILIEKKRESESALKDLHYAALQSRMDPHYLFNTLNTIHALLEIDPVGADRALLLLSDSYRFLTERHSERLVSFREEWEFTRNYLELQKIRFADFMELKMESKGDFSGISIPPLSIQPLVENSFKHSVSSGDLLRKIHVSAEIKNGKIRICVEDNGVISISRKQYAGLNGTGFGVQAIRSTLRNIQARLDYNFRDAILKLEEGESGGTTVLLEYTA